Proteins encoded together in one Stutzerimonas stutzeri window:
- a CDS encoding DUF488 domain-containing protein — protein sequence MILCKRAYAPAEVTDGRRILVDRLWPRGCDRQGLALEAWLADLAPSTELRRAFKNGTLNFAEFRRRYRSELAAHPEHWWPLLEMTEGGTLTLVYAARDEHENNARVLAEWLEQEGERLNRPSSPACMAGEFDRGLSGDD from the coding sequence ATGATTCTGTGCAAACGCGCCTATGCACCCGCCGAGGTCACGGACGGCCGCCGGATACTGGTCGATCGGCTATGGCCGCGGGGCTGCGATCGTCAAGGGCTGGCGCTGGAGGCCTGGCTGGCAGATCTGGCGCCATCGACCGAGCTGCGCAGGGCGTTCAAGAACGGCACGCTGAACTTCGCCGAGTTCCGCCGGCGCTACCGCAGCGAGCTGGCGGCGCATCCGGAGCACTGGTGGCCACTGCTGGAGATGACCGAAGGGGGCACCCTGACGCTGGTCTACGCGGCTCGGGATGAGCACGAGAACAACGCACGGGTACTGGCCGAATGGCTGGAGCAGGAGGGTGAGCGGCTGAACCGCCCGAGCTCGCCGGCCTGCATGGCCGGCGAGTTCGATCGCGGCCTCAGCGGCGACGATTGA
- a CDS encoding TRAP transporter substrate-binding protein → MYKSCVAALVAALYWLSAPMMAAEGGPIVIKFAHVVADDTPKGKGALLLKQLVEERMAGKVKVEVYPNSTLVGDADEMQALFDNKVQLLAPSMSKFAPYTKKLQVFDLPFLFDDAEALQRFQKREAARQLLRSMADHGVYGLAYWNNGLKQLSATAPLRKPSDAAGLAFRIQPSPVLEAQFAAVGAKSVVLPFAKVYESLKGGVVQGAENPWSNILSQNMHSVQPYITETNHGVLDYMLITNNEFWLSMPFAVRSELEGIILEVTQAVNREAAAVNRRDRDRILASGSSQLITLTPEERQAWREQMLPVWKTYEAEIGADLIRAAMTVNRRR, encoded by the coding sequence ATGTACAAGTCTTGTGTCGCTGCGCTGGTCGCAGCCCTGTATTGGTTGAGTGCTCCCATGATGGCTGCCGAAGGCGGGCCGATCGTCATTAAGTTCGCCCACGTGGTGGCGGACGACACCCCCAAGGGCAAGGGGGCGTTGTTGCTCAAGCAGCTGGTCGAGGAGCGTATGGCCGGCAAGGTGAAGGTCGAGGTCTATCCGAACTCGACGCTGGTGGGCGACGCCGACGAGATGCAGGCGCTGTTCGACAACAAGGTGCAGCTGCTGGCGCCGTCGATGTCGAAGTTCGCGCCCTACACCAAGAAACTGCAAGTGTTCGATCTGCCGTTCCTGTTCGATGACGCCGAGGCGCTGCAGCGTTTCCAGAAGCGCGAGGCCGCGCGCCAGCTGCTGCGCTCCATGGCCGATCACGGCGTCTACGGCCTGGCCTACTGGAACAACGGCCTGAAGCAGCTCTCGGCCACGGCGCCGCTGCGCAAGCCGAGCGATGCGGCGGGTCTGGCCTTCCGTATCCAGCCCTCGCCGGTGCTCGAGGCGCAGTTCGCGGCGGTCGGTGCCAAGTCGGTGGTGCTGCCGTTCGCCAAGGTCTACGAGTCGCTCAAGGGCGGCGTGGTGCAGGGGGCCGAGAACCCCTGGTCGAACATCCTCAGCCAGAACATGCACAGCGTTCAGCCGTACATCACCGAAACCAACCACGGTGTGCTCGACTACATGCTGATCACCAACAACGAATTCTGGCTGAGCATGCCGTTCGCCGTGCGTTCGGAGCTGGAGGGCATCATTCTCGAGGTCACCCAGGCGGTGAATCGCGAGGCTGCGGCGGTCAATCGGCGCGACCGCGATCGCATCCTGGCCAGCGGCAGCAGCCAGCTGATCACCCTCACGCCGGAAGAACGCCAGGCCTGGCGCGAGCAGATGCTGCCGGTATGGAAAACCTACGAGGCCGAAATCGGTGCGGACCTGATTCGCGCCGCAATGACGGTCAATCGTCGCCGCTGA
- a CDS encoding L-serine ammonia-lyase: MSLSVFDLFKIGIGPSSSHTVGPMRAALRFAEGLRRDEQLAATRAIKVELYGSLGATGKGHGSDKAVLLGLEGEHPESVDTDSIPARLATIRERGELRLLGEHPIPFDSRAQLAFIRRPLPFHPNGLIFRAFDAAGLQLCSREYYSVGGGFVVDEQAAGSDRIVEDATALAYPFRSAAELLDHCAAHGLSISQLMLANEAAWRPEAETRSGLLRIWQVMQDCVDAGCRTEGVMPGGLKVRRRAAGLYRQLSEHPEANLRDALNVLDWVDLYALAVNEENASGGRVVTAPTNGAAGIIPALLHYYMRFVPGADEDGVVRFLLTAAAIGILYKENASISGAEVGCQGEVGVACSMAAGALCEVLGGTPQQVENAAEIGMEHNLGLTCDPVGGLVQVPCIERNAMGAVKAINAARMALRGDGRHFISLDKVIRTMRQTGADMKSKYKETARGGLAVNIIEC, encoded by the coding sequence ATGTCCCTCAGTGTCTTCGACCTGTTCAAGATCGGTATCGGCCCGTCCAGCTCGCACACGGTGGGCCCGATGCGCGCCGCCCTGCGCTTTGCCGAAGGCCTGCGCCGTGACGAGCAGCTGGCAGCGACCCGCGCCATCAAGGTCGAGCTGTACGGCTCGCTCGGCGCTACCGGCAAGGGCCACGGCAGCGACAAGGCCGTGCTGCTCGGGCTGGAGGGCGAACATCCCGAATCGGTGGATACCGACAGCATCCCGGCGCGCCTGGCGACGATCCGCGAGCGTGGCGAACTGCGCCTGCTCGGCGAGCACCCGATCCCGTTCGACAGCCGGGCGCAGCTGGCCTTCATCCGCCGGCCGCTGCCCTTCCACCCCAACGGCCTGATCTTCCGCGCCTTCGACGCCGCCGGCCTGCAGCTCTGTAGCCGCGAGTACTACTCGGTGGGTGGCGGATTCGTGGTCGACGAACAGGCCGCCGGCAGCGATCGCATCGTCGAGGACGCCACCGCACTGGCCTACCCCTTTCGCAGCGCTGCCGAGCTGCTCGATCACTGTGCTGCCCATGGGCTGTCCATCAGCCAGCTGATGCTCGCCAACGAGGCCGCCTGGCGGCCGGAAGCAGAGACCCGCAGTGGCCTGCTGCGTATCTGGCAGGTCATGCAGGACTGCGTCGATGCCGGCTGCCGTACCGAAGGCGTGATGCCCGGCGGCCTCAAGGTGCGTCGCCGCGCGGCGGGCCTGTATCGCCAGCTCAGCGAACACCCCGAGGCCAACCTGCGCGATGCGCTCAACGTGCTCGACTGGGTCGATCTCTATGCGCTGGCGGTCAACGAGGAAAACGCCAGCGGCGGGCGCGTGGTCACGGCGCCCACCAATGGCGCGGCGGGCATCATTCCGGCCCTGCTGCATTACTACATGCGCTTCGTCCCGGGTGCGGACGAGGACGGCGTGGTGCGCTTCCTGCTCACCGCCGCCGCCATCGGCATCCTCTACAAGGAGAACGCTTCGATTTCCGGCGCCGAGGTGGGCTGCCAGGGCGAGGTAGGCGTGGCCTGTTCGATGGCTGCCGGCGCGCTGTGCGAAGTGCTCGGCGGCACGCCACAACAGGTCGAGAACGCCGCCGAGATCGGCATGGAACACAACCTCGGGCTGACCTGCGACCCGGTCGGCGGGCTGGTGCAGGTGCCCTGCATCGAGCGCAACGCCATGGGTGCGGTGAAGGCGATCAACGCCGCGCGCATGGCCTTGCGCGGCGATGGCCGGCACTTCATCTCGCTGGACAAGGTGATCCGCACCATGCGCCAGACCGGCGCCGACATGAAGAGCAAGTACAAGGAAACCGCCCGCGGCGGTCTGGCGGTGAACATCATCGAGTGCTGA
- a CDS encoding NAD(P)/FAD-dependent oxidoreductase, which translates to MPPEQANPQTAVTDCLIVGGGPAGLTAALYLARFRRSCLVVDAGSSRAAWIPRSRNYPGFPPGISGNDLLARLREQAAGYGARLEHGLVEHIEPHVEGFSVRYGERSCITRRIILATGIEDRLPDMPDIEPAIHAGKVRLCAICDGYEVDGDNVAVYGEAESAITHAVFLRTFTDRVTVVVHGDQAACEQAIALAEHYAIRVIGDRVESMQPCENGIDLLTCRGERHNFDIIYPSLGARFRSELALQLGLDCDECGGVKVDQHLQTSLRGLYAIGDVTLGLKQISVAIGQAAQAATAVHNSLEANPWGGSRQAADQPGAATAQNDNESLPDQP; encoded by the coding sequence ATGCCCCCCGAGCAAGCGAACCCGCAAACTGCCGTGACCGACTGCCTAATCGTCGGCGGCGGTCCCGCCGGCCTCACCGCCGCGCTGTACCTGGCGCGCTTCCGACGCAGCTGTCTGGTGGTCGATGCCGGCAGCAGCCGCGCCGCGTGGATACCGCGGTCGCGCAACTACCCGGGCTTTCCACCGGGCATCAGCGGCAACGACCTGCTGGCCAGGCTGCGCGAACAGGCCGCTGGCTATGGCGCACGCCTGGAGCACGGCCTGGTCGAGCACATCGAGCCGCATGTCGAGGGCTTCAGCGTGCGTTACGGCGAGCGCAGCTGCATCACCCGGCGGATCATCCTCGCCACCGGTATCGAGGACCGGCTGCCGGACATGCCCGACATCGAGCCGGCCATTCACGCCGGCAAGGTGCGGCTGTGCGCGATCTGCGATGGCTATGAGGTCGACGGCGACAACGTCGCCGTGTATGGCGAAGCGGAAAGCGCCATCACCCACGCAGTGTTCCTGCGCACCTTCACCGACCGGGTCACCGTGGTGGTGCACGGCGACCAGGCGGCATGCGAACAGGCCATCGCCCTGGCCGAGCACTACGCCATCCGCGTGATCGGCGACCGGGTCGAATCCATGCAGCCCTGCGAGAACGGCATCGACCTGCTGACCTGCCGCGGCGAGCGGCACAATTTCGACATCATCTACCCCAGCCTGGGCGCACGCTTTCGCTCGGAGCTGGCGCTGCAGCTGGGTCTGGACTGCGACGAATGCGGCGGTGTGAAGGTGGACCAGCACCTGCAGACCTCGCTGCGCGGCCTCTATGCCATCGGTGACGTGACCCTGGGCCTGAAGCAGATCAGCGTCGCCATCGGCCAGGCCGCGCAGGCCGCGACCGCGGTGCACAACAGCCTGGAGGCCAACCCCTGGGGCGGCTCGCGCCAGGCCGCGGACCAACCCGGCGCCGCGACCGCCCAGAACGACAACGAAAGCCTTCCCGATCAACCTTGA
- a CDS encoding CopD family copper resistance protein produces the protein MSYSVLHVVHLLAAIFFIGTLFFEVMILGRIRQQIGEQTMPLVERAVGARSRVVLHWVVLFVYGAGIGLAWYHRQALANPFASSFATQLTLKIVLAVGVFLTFGLVAVLLRKGRMTPARYRTLHWAIFLQMIGIVLLAKGMFYLHW, from the coding sequence ATGAGTTATTCCGTTCTGCATGTGGTGCATCTGCTGGCCGCGATCTTTTTCATCGGCACGCTGTTCTTCGAGGTGATGATCCTCGGCCGTATCCGTCAGCAGATCGGCGAGCAGACCATGCCGCTGGTGGAGCGCGCCGTAGGTGCGCGCTCGCGGGTGGTGCTGCACTGGGTGGTACTGTTCGTCTACGGCGCCGGTATCGGCCTGGCCTGGTATCACCGCCAGGCGCTGGCCAATCCGTTCGCCAGCAGCTTCGCCACACAACTGACGCTGAAGATCGTGCTGGCGGTCGGCGTGTTCCTCACTTTCGGCCTGGTGGCCGTGCTGCTGCGCAAGGGGCGGATGACGCCGGCACGCTACCGGACGCTGCACTGGGCCATCTTCCTGCAGATGATCGGCATCGTGCTGCTGGCCAAGGGCATGTTCTACCTGCACTGGTAG